A single window of Gossypium arboreum isolate Shixiya-1 chromosome 13, ASM2569848v2, whole genome shotgun sequence DNA harbors:
- the LOC108452330 gene encoding extensin-2-like, which yields MANIWPHLAYALALCLSINNVAAYYDEPYNTPPPYYSKKPETPLPRYTYKSPLPSSPPPYTYNSPPPPLYFYQSPPLPPPSPPPPYAYKSPPPPSPSPPPPYVYKSPPPPSPSPPPPYVYKSPPPPSPSPPSPYAYKSPPPPSLSPPPPYVYKSPPPPSPSPPPPYIYRSPPPPPPPPSPSPPPPYVYKSPPPPSPSPPPPYVYKSPPPPSPSPPPPYIYKSPPPPSPSPPPPYVYKSPPPPSPSPPPPYVYKSPHPPSPSPPSPYIYRSPPPPPPSPSPPPPHVYKSPPLPSPSPLPPYVYKSPPPPSPSPPPPYIYKSPPPPSPSPPPPYVYKSPPPPSPSPPPPYVYKSPPPPSPSPPPPYIYKSPPPPSPSPPPPYVYKSPPPPSPSPPPPYVYKSPPYPSPSPPLPYVYKSPPPPSPSPPPPYVYKSPPPPSHSPPPPYVYKSPPPPSPSPPPPYVYKSPPPPSPSPPPPYVYKSPPPPSPSPPPPYVYKSPPPPSPSLPPPYIYKSPPPPSPSPPPPYVYKSPPPPSPSPPPPYVYRSPPPPSPSPPPPYVYKPPHPYY from the coding sequence ATGGCCAATATTTGGCCTCATCTAGCCTATGCATTGGCATTGTGCTTGTCGATCAACAATGTAGCTGCCTATTATGATGAGCCTTATAATACTCCACCACCTTACTATAGTAAGAAACCAGAAACACCATTGCCTCGTTATACTTATAAGTCCCCTCTACCATCATCACCACCACCATACACCTATAACTCTCCACCACCACCTCTTTATTTCTACCAATCCCCACCTTTACCACCGCCTTCACCTCCACCACCGTATGCCTATAAGTCTCCACCGCCACCTTCTCCTTCCCCTCCACCTCCTTATGTGTACAAGTCCCCACCTCCACCATCTCCATCTCCACCACCTCCATATGTTTATAAGTCCCCACCACCACCATCACCTTCACCACCGTCGCCTTATGCCTACAAGTCACCACCTCCACCATCTCTTTCACCTCCTCCACCCTATGTCTACAAGTCTCCACCTCCACCATCACCCTCACCACCTCCTCCTTATATTTATAGgtctccaccaccaccaccaccaccaccatcacCTTCACCACCTCCACCCTATGTCTACAAATCTCCACCTCCACCATCTCCCTCACCACCTCCACCCTATGTCTACAAGTCTCCACCTCCACCATCTCCCTCACCACCTCCTCCTTACATTTATAAGTCACCACCACCACCATCACCTTCACCACCTCCACCCTATGTCTACAAGTCACCACCTCCACCATCTCCCTCACCTCCTCCACCCTATGTCTACAAGTCTCCACATCCACCATCTCCCTCACCACCTTCTCCTTATATTTATAGgtctccaccaccaccaccaccatcacCTTCACCACCGCCACCCCATGTCTACAAATCTCCACCTCTACCATCTCCCTCACCACTTCCACCCTATGTCTACAAGTCTCCACCTCCACCATCTCCCTCACCACCTCCTCCTTACATTTATAAGTCTCCACCACCACCATCACCTTCACCACCTCCACCCTATGTCTACAAGTCCCCACCTCCACCATCTCCTTCACCTCCTCCACCCTATGTCTACAAGTCTCCACCTCCACCATCTCCCTCACCACCTCCTCCTTACATTTATAAGTCACCACCACCACCATCACCTTCACCACCTCCACCCTATGTCTACAAGTCACCACCTCCACCATCTCCCTCACCTCCTCCACCCTATGTCTACAAGTCTCCACCTTATCCATCTCCCTCACCTCCTCTACCCTATGTCTACAAGTCTCCACCTCCGCCATCTCCCTCACCACCTCCACCTTATGTGTACAAGTCCCCACCTCCACCATCTCATTCACCTCCTCCTCCTTATGTTTACAAGTCTCCACCTCCACCATCTCCCTCACCACCTCCACCCTATGTCTACAAGTCCCCACCTCCACCATCTCCTTCACCTCCTCCCCCTTATGTTTACAAGTCTCCACCTCCACCATCTCCATCACCTCCTCCACCTTATGTTTACAAGTCTCCACCTCCACCATCTCCCTCACTACCTCCTCCTTACATTTATAAGTCACCACCACCACCATCACCTTCACCACCTCCACCCTATGTTTACAAGTCCCCACCTCCACCATCTCCTTCACCTCCTCCACCATATGTGTACAGGTCCCCACCTCCACCTTCTCCTTCTCCTCCTCCACCTTATGTCTACAAGCCTCCACATCCATATTACTAA